A portion of the Halobacterium hubeiense genome contains these proteins:
- a CDS encoding transposase, which translates to MALSCKSRRRVFREIASQSYVNWLVYDSTPLYDRTSLYALESDIRVVAETWFKQDEHKAVEPFVHSLPLAYIRFDAHDRYAGPTTYEMEILFRLFLLKECYGWDHETDLIEYLTQHPDFCEQIGLESVPNQSTLWRSWHHRFTTDLQDTVKTAARTTLTKAQNAGVAVPREPERQSRSRGDENEESDPDNQTVLEQAETVTEQVSRVALPAFSLDRGEGCEIHENAYWGLQTYLGLRENLAVNEGARSFIHESSRDRTPLGHAHREHVRGLSIEQIREMYRQAVGRLLDKVAETEEFFRAGIVAIDITESDPFTGDRAGHEDEIIGTKEKTDQYAYQWATIQLVGNAVPIVLDARPVRKGDTRKEIVEDLLDSAEAVVHVDNVLMDREFDSQHILEMLSQRSLSYVVPKRMQTSEKAQAKRLLKRGKDRYETDRKLHLGNNEWHLTTLIYRRKENSEHDDHRQYSVFMTNRGSGLLTEYGYRWEIESGYKSIKRFMAATTSKHFGLRFFYFAFACLLYSIWRAVDLLVQVELTDEYDHSPIVTADNTLTLVKKETGIG; encoded by the coding sequence ATGGCATTGTCTTGTAAGTCCCGACGTAGGGTATTTAGAGAGATTGCATCACAGTCATACGTTAATTGGCTGGTATATGATTCTACTCCGCTGTACGATCGCACGTCTCTCTATGCACTGGAATCGGATATTCGTGTCGTTGCAGAAACATGGTTCAAACAGGACGAACACAAGGCAGTCGAACCGTTCGTTCACTCATTGCCACTCGCATACATCCGGTTCGATGCCCACGACCGATACGCAGGTCCGACGACCTATGAGATGGAGATACTGTTTCGGCTGTTCCTGCTGAAAGAATGCTACGGCTGGGACCACGAAACTGACCTCATCGAGTACCTCACCCAACACCCTGATTTCTGCGAACAGATAGGCTTGGAGTCGGTGCCGAACCAGTCGACACTGTGGCGCAGCTGGCACCATCGCTTCACTACTGATCTCCAAGACACCGTCAAGACCGCGGCTCGAACAACCCTCACCAAAGCGCAGAACGCGGGTGTCGCTGTTCCACGAGAGCCAGAACGACAGAGCCGCAGTCGCGGTGACGAGAATGAGGAATCAGACCCCGATAACCAGACAGTATTAGAGCAAGCAGAGACAGTCACTGAGCAGGTGAGTCGCGTCGCCCTCCCCGCGTTCTCACTGGACCGTGGTGAGGGGTGTGAGATCCACGAAAACGCCTACTGGGGCCTCCAGACCTATCTGGGCCTCCGTGAGAATCTCGCCGTCAACGAGGGCGCTCGGAGCTTCATCCATGAATCCTCTCGAGACCGGACGCCGCTCGGTCATGCTCATCGCGAGCATGTACGCGGCCTCTCAATCGAACAGATTCGAGAGATGTACCGGCAAGCCGTTGGCCGACTGCTGGACAAGGTAGCAGAGACTGAGGAGTTCTTCCGGGCCGGCATCGTTGCCATCGACATTACTGAATCTGACCCCTTCACCGGAGATCGAGCCGGGCACGAAGACGAAATCATCGGAACCAAAGAGAAGACCGACCAATACGCCTACCAGTGGGCCACCATCCAGCTGGTCGGGAACGCTGTTCCAATCGTATTAGATGCGCGCCCAGTTCGGAAAGGGGACACGCGCAAGGAAATCGTCGAGGACCTCTTGGACTCGGCTGAGGCAGTTGTTCACGTCGATAATGTGCTGATGGATCGGGAGTTCGATAGCCAGCACATCCTGGAGATGCTGAGTCAGCGCAGCCTCTCTTACGTAGTCCCCAAGCGGATGCAGACCAGCGAGAAAGCCCAGGCTAAGCGACTACTCAAACGGGGGAAGGACAGGTATGAGACCGACCGGAAGCTACATCTCGGCAACAACGAGTGGCACTTGACGACGTTGATCTACCGCCGGAAAGAGAATTCCGAACACGACGATCACAGACAGTACTCGGTGTTCATGACGAACCGAGGCAGTGGCCTTCTCACTGAGTACGGCTACCGGTGGGAAATCGAAAGCGGCTACAAATCGATCAAGCGGTTCATGGCCGCCACAACGTCGAAGCATTTCGGACTCCGGTTCTTCTACTTCGCGTTCGCGTGTCTCCTGTACTCGATCTGGCGAGCGGTGGACCTGCTTGTACAGGTCGAATTGACTGATGAATACGACCACTCGCCAATTGTGACAGCCGACAACACGCTGACGCTGGTGAAGAAGGAAACGGGAATCGGATAG